In a single window of the Roseiconus lacunae genome:
- a CDS encoding ANTAR domain-containing response regulator, with protein MTKPLRILIADDEPEIRDFFRRFLPRLGHQVVGEAGDGQQLVNLWRSVLPDLVITDLAMPLLDGSSAVAQIGDEFPAPVIIVSSHDPPSAPVHRLIVSQLVKPVEREAIEEAIEKAILLTKTQGNESPSDQSET; from the coding sequence GTGACAAAGCCTTTACGAATTTTAATTGCCGACGACGAGCCAGAGATTCGAGATTTTTTCCGACGTTTTTTGCCACGGTTAGGACATCAGGTTGTCGGCGAGGCAGGAGATGGGCAACAATTAGTCAATCTTTGGAGGTCGGTGCTCCCCGATTTGGTGATCACCGATTTGGCGATGCCGTTGCTGGATGGTAGTTCAGCGGTCGCCCAGATCGGTGATGAATTCCCAGCCCCCGTGATTATTGTTTCCTCGCACGACCCTCCCAGTGCCCCCGTTCATCGATTGATCGTTTCCCAGTTGGTCAAACCGGTCGAGCGTGAGGCGATCGAGGAGGCAATCGAAAAAGCGATTTTGCTGACCAAGACGCAGGGAAATGAGAGCCCGTCCGATCAGTCCGAAACGTAA
- a CDS encoding alkene reductase: protein MSNPIPNLLLSPLDLGSLTLPNRIVMAPLTRARAGERRVPNDLMAEYYAQRASAGLIITEATVVSRQGIGWANTPGIYSDEMTAGWKAVVDAIHNEGGRVFLQLWHTGRASHSDFHGGELPVAPSAIAIEGDGIHTPSGKKAYETPRALELNELVGVVSSYKRAAENARTAGFDGVEIHSANGYLLDQFLQSKTNHRTDSYGGSVENRYRLLGEVVDAVTSVWPANRVGIRIAPNGSFNDMGSPDYREQFLYTARRLDQYGLAYLHVMDGTGFGFHNLGPAMTLRDFRNVFSGPLMGNVEYTRESADAAITNENADLIAFGRPYISNPDLVERFENGWPLAEPADMSLWYSSGAHGYTDFPPYRETAVQA from the coding sequence ATGAGCAACCCAATTCCTAATCTGCTCCTGTCCCCACTTGACCTTGGTAGCCTAACGCTGCCCAACCGCATTGTCATGGCACCGCTGACGCGGGCTCGTGCTGGCGAACGACGCGTTCCGAACGACTTGATGGCCGAGTACTACGCCCAACGTGCGTCGGCCGGGCTGATCATTACCGAAGCCACCGTCGTTTCCCGGCAAGGGATCGGCTGGGCCAACACGCCCGGGATTTACAGCGATGAAATGACCGCCGGCTGGAAGGCTGTCGTGGACGCCATTCACAATGAAGGCGGACGCGTATTCTTGCAACTCTGGCATACCGGTCGTGCCTCCCACTCCGACTTTCATGGTGGGGAACTTCCTGTTGCTCCATCGGCAATCGCAATCGAAGGCGATGGCATCCACACGCCTTCTGGAAAGAAAGCCTACGAGACTCCGCGAGCGCTCGAACTTAATGAACTCGTCGGTGTTGTCTCTAGCTACAAACGTGCCGCCGAAAATGCCCGAACTGCCGGATTCGATGGCGTAGAAATTCACTCAGCCAATGGTTATCTGCTCGATCAGTTCCTTCAATCGAAAACGAATCATCGAACTGATAGCTATGGCGGTAGTGTCGAAAACCGTTATCGTCTGCTCGGCGAAGTGGTCGATGCGGTGACGTCGGTTTGGCCTGCCAATCGCGTCGGCATTCGCATCGCACCGAACGGATCGTTCAACGACATGGGATCACCCGACTACCGGGAACAGTTCCTTTACACCGCCCGTCGTCTGGATCAATACGGACTGGCATACCTTCACGTGATGGATGGAACGGGGTTTGGCTTTCACAATCTCGGACCGGCGATGACACTTCGAGATTTTCGCAACGTCTTCTCAGGGCCACTCATGGGAAACGTGGAATACACGCGTGAATCAGCCGACGCCGCTATTACCAACGAGAATGCTGATTTGATCGCGTTCGGACGGCCCTACATCAGCAACCCTGATTTGGTCGAACGCTTCGAAAATGGTTGGCCGCTTGCGGAACCTGCGGACATGAGCTTGTGGTACTCGTCTGGGGCACATGGCTATACCGACTTTCCGCCCTACCGAGAGACCGCCGTGCAAGCATAG
- a CDS encoding arylsulfatase — translation MPHRRILSFSFALAFIGLLYFDTSSLIAARPNVIVIMSDDQGGGDYGFLGNEVIRTPELDAMAGQSGVLSQFYVSPVCAPTRASLMTGRYNYRTRCIDTYVGRAMMDPNEVTIAESLRDAGYRTGIYGKWHLGDNYPMRPMDQGFQDSLIHRGGGIGQPSDPIGAEGKYTNPTLFKNGIETPMQGYCTDLYFDAAIELIEESVADGENFFTYIATNAPHGPFHDVPEELYQEYLEVDFSPILVNQPNPRRLKSEMDKLARIAAMITNIDQNVGKLFRKLDALQVRENTIVVYLNDNGPNTMRYVGDMRGMKSNVDDGGIRSPLIFHWPAKVSEMTTSDSLCAHIDLMPTLLDACDVAVPDDRTIDGRSFLPLLTGEQDHLPDRQVVLQSHRGNVPQKFHHFALHSPPWKLVHPSGFGKETFEGEPRLELYNLSQDPQQQNNLAARKPEVVERLKRDYEAWFDDVSSTRPENYAPPRIVIGTDHERETVLTRQDWRHAQGRPWGKDSNGFWLLEAPQAGRYSVEVIVHRGQPAAKATIKAGPATGEVSIAADQRRGHLTTMELPKGKFKLSVDVVLGEATVGPHQVVLTRQ, via the coding sequence ATGCCCCACCGCCGAATCCTGTCGTTTTCATTCGCGTTAGCGTTCATTGGACTGCTGTATTTTGATACCAGTTCTTTAATTGCGGCGCGCCCCAATGTGATCGTGATCATGAGCGATGATCAGGGTGGCGGCGACTATGGCTTCCTTGGCAACGAAGTGATTCGGACACCGGAACTCGATGCGATGGCCGGTCAAAGTGGGGTGCTCAGCCAATTCTATGTTAGCCCCGTGTGTGCCCCGACACGAGCCAGTTTGATGACGGGCCGCTATAACTATCGGACGCGTTGTATCGACACTTATGTCGGGCGAGCGATGATGGATCCGAATGAAGTCACGATCGCCGAATCTCTACGCGATGCCGGCTATCGAACTGGCATCTATGGCAAATGGCATTTGGGTGACAACTACCCAATGCGACCGATGGATCAAGGTTTTCAAGATAGCTTGATTCACCGCGGTGGCGGGATCGGCCAACCGTCCGACCCGATCGGTGCGGAGGGTAAGTACACCAACCCGACACTGTTTAAGAACGGTATCGAAACACCGATGCAAGGTTACTGCACGGATCTGTATTTCGACGCGGCGATCGAACTGATCGAAGAATCGGTTGCCGATGGCGAGAACTTTTTTACCTACATTGCAACCAACGCACCGCATGGACCGTTTCACGATGTTCCCGAAGAATTGTATCAAGAATATCTCGAAGTTGATTTTTCACCGATCTTAGTCAACCAGCCTAACCCTCGCCGCTTGAAATCCGAAATGGACAAATTGGCAAGAATCGCGGCTATGATTACCAACATCGATCAGAACGTCGGCAAGCTTTTCAGAAAACTGGATGCGTTGCAGGTTCGTGAGAATACGATCGTCGTGTACCTTAATGACAACGGTCCCAACACGATGCGTTATGTCGGCGACATGCGTGGTATGAAATCTAATGTCGACGACGGCGGAATCCGCTCACCTTTAATTTTTCATTGGCCGGCGAAGGTCTCTGAAATGACGACGAGCGATTCTTTGTGCGCGCATATTGATTTAATGCCGACGTTGCTCGACGCTTGCGATGTCGCAGTTCCAGACGACCGAACGATTGACGGTCGTAGTTTCCTGCCGTTGCTGACCGGCGAACAAGATCACTTGCCGGATCGCCAAGTCGTGCTGCAATCCCACCGAGGTAATGTTCCACAAAAGTTTCATCACTTTGCGTTGCACTCACCCCCATGGAAACTCGTCCATCCGAGCGGCTTTGGCAAAGAAACCTTCGAGGGTGAGCCGCGACTGGAACTGTATAACCTGAGCCAAGATCCTCAACAACAAAACAACCTCGCCGCTCGAAAGCCCGAGGTTGTCGAACGCTTGAAACGTGATTACGAAGCGTGGTTCGATGACGTCAGCTCGACTCGCCCTGAAAACTACGCCCCACCACGAATCGTGATTGGGACTGACCATGAAAGAGAGACTGTGTTAACGCGTCAGGATTGGCGTCACGCTCAGGGGCGACCGTGGGGAAAAGACTCCAATGGGTTTTGGCTGTTAGAAGCCCCGCAAGCAGGTCGTTACTCCGTCGAGGTAATCGTGCATCGTGGGCAACCGGCGGCCAAGGCGACGATCAAGGCCGGCCCGGCGACGGGCGAAGTTAGCATTGCCGCCGACCAGCGCCGTGGGCATCTGACGACCATGGAACTGCCGAAAGGAAAATTCAAGCTCAGTGTCGATGTGGTCCTCGGAGAGGCGACGGTTGGCCCACACCAAGTCGTCTTGACGCGGCAATAA
- a CDS encoding RNA polymerase sigma factor, translated as MDTGLNSADSSPTDRSLVVAVRDGDEQAASLLYERYARRVFGLVRSQLGAKLGKVTEPEDIVQSVFKSVFRGMQSGNYDAPPGSTLWNLLAVIAVRKLTNQANHHTRKRRDVSRNVSLGAAEENLAGAIDQASIEFLGICIRESLEQLRSVDRDILTLRIAGHSVEEIHRKVGRSRRTIERSLQRSREVLAGLLLSE; from the coding sequence GTGGATACAGGGCTAAACTCTGCCGACTCATCACCAACGGACCGATCACTTGTGGTCGCCGTCCGTGATGGTGATGAGCAGGCCGCGTCGCTACTGTACGAACGTTACGCGAGGCGAGTTTTCGGGTTGGTCCGGTCGCAGCTAGGGGCAAAGCTGGGGAAGGTGACCGAGCCTGAGGACATTGTTCAATCGGTCTTTAAGAGCGTTTTTCGCGGCATGCAGTCGGGCAATTACGATGCACCGCCCGGATCGACGCTCTGGAATCTGCTAGCGGTGATCGCGGTCCGCAAACTAACCAATCAAGCGAATCATCATACACGGAAGCGGCGAGACGTCAGTCGCAACGTCTCACTCGGTGCGGCTGAAGAAAACCTGGCCGGTGCAATCGACCAAGCCTCCATCGAATTCTTGGGGATCTGCATTCGTGAATCGCTTGAGCAGCTTCGTTCGGTTGATCGCGATATTTTGACATTGCGAATCGCCGGCCATAGCGTGGAGGAGATCCACCGTAAAGTCGGGCGTAGCCGCCGGACGATTGAGCGCAGTTTGCAGCGAAGTCGTGAAGTGCTTGCCGGATTGCTTCTGTCCGAGTAG
- a CDS encoding sigma-54-dependent transcriptional regulator, with protein sequence MTDLAVDLSIALVDDDNDFRSMTARTLRKFGYTVTDFESGETAISAFEKTSFDVAVIDLSMPGMSGLDVLRQICERSPETETVMLTGDATVRTAVDAMKLGAHDYLSKPIEMDELRVVIDKAYQQSQLRKENERLRVALERTRPNFEMIGRSSGMQEVLRLIDRAGPTDKPILIQGESGTGKELVAHALHQASQVADKPMVVINCAALPENLLESELFGHEKGAFTGATNAKPGLFEVADGGTLFVDEIGELAPSLQAKFLRVLEDGTLRRLGSTKERKVKVRIISATNRDMEREVNEGRFREDLYYRIDVLTLRLPPLRERDDDVSQLASFFAGEDWEIEPEAMQAIRQYSWPGNIRQLINAIERARILADQEVIQLRNLPDPVAHCADAPQVRLDGPDAIEGDDLNSIQKAHIAELMTREQGNKARVARRLGVSRRTLYRLLDKYDLPTQVTPPSK encoded by the coding sequence GTGACTGATTTAGCTGTCGATCTGTCGATCGCCCTCGTCGATGACGACAACGATTTCCGTTCGATGACGGCTCGAACGTTGCGAAAATTTGGCTACACGGTCACGGATTTCGAATCGGGCGAAACAGCGATCAGCGCGTTTGAGAAAACCAGCTTTGATGTCGCGGTGATAGACCTTTCGATGCCTGGCATGTCCGGACTGGACGTCTTACGCCAGATCTGTGAACGGTCCCCGGAAACAGAAACGGTGATGCTGACGGGCGACGCGACCGTCCGGACCGCTGTCGATGCGATGAAGCTCGGCGCACACGATTACCTTAGCAAGCCGATCGAGATGGACGAACTGCGCGTCGTCATCGATAAAGCGTATCAACAGAGCCAACTGCGGAAAGAAAACGAGCGTCTGCGCGTCGCCCTCGAACGGACTCGCCCTAATTTTGAGATGATCGGACGATCCTCTGGAATGCAGGAGGTATTGAGACTGATCGATCGCGCCGGGCCGACCGACAAGCCGATTTTGATTCAAGGTGAAAGCGGTACGGGAAAAGAATTGGTCGCACACGCATTGCACCAGGCCAGTCAAGTTGCCGACAAACCGATGGTCGTGATCAACTGTGCCGCACTCCCCGAAAACCTACTTGAAAGCGAACTCTTTGGCCACGAAAAAGGCGCCTTCACGGGCGCGACAAATGCCAAGCCAGGCCTATTCGAAGTTGCCGACGGTGGCACCCTGTTTGTCGATGAAATCGGCGAGTTGGCACCCTCACTGCAAGCGAAATTCTTGCGAGTTCTTGAGGACGGAACACTGCGACGACTTGGTTCGACCAAAGAAAGGAAAGTCAAAGTTAGGATTATCAGTGCCACCAATCGCGATATGGAACGCGAAGTCAATGAGGGGCGATTCCGGGAAGATCTGTACTACCGCATCGACGTATTAACGCTGCGTTTACCACCGCTTCGAGAACGCGACGATGACGTCAGCCAACTAGCCAGTTTTTTCGCCGGTGAGGACTGGGAAATCGAACCGGAAGCGATGCAAGCCATACGGCAATACAGTTGGCCCGGCAACATTCGGCAACTGATCAACGCGATCGAAAGGGCTCGCATTCTTGCCGACCAAGAAGTCATTCAACTGCGCAATCTTCCCGATCCGGTGGCACACTGTGCCGATGCACCGCAGGTTCGACTTGATGGCCCCGATGCGATCGAAGGCGACGACTTGAATTCAATCCAGAAAGCGCACATTGCTGAGTTGATGACCCGTGAACAGGGTAACAAGGCACGTGTCGCTCGACGGCTTGGGGTAAGCCGACGAACCCTCTATCGGTTGCTTGACAAATATGATTTGCCGACCCAGGTGACGCCCCCGTCGAAATGA
- a CDS encoding DUF1501 domain-containing protein, whose translation MTNPERLSPHGRHLLDRRGFLATAGLSAAGLGLASLLANDGLLAEESRTVSGSAPIRPEIDPNQPYAARTPHFDAPAKQVLVIYLPGAVSHVDTFDYKPALVKLHGQKPPGLPAVTFEGPSGNIAKPFWDFKPRGESGKMVSDLLPNLAEQVDDFCFLHSLTTDTSAHPQGENFMNTGFTMEGFPSFGAWVTYALGTENQELPAFVAINDPRGLARSGKNNFGNGFLPAAFQGTDFNAKHPPNNLRRPEQLSGDADRQTVELLQRLNASHLERYPGDANLAGRIASYELAGRMQTSVPDVMDLSGETAATLSAYGVDQGSELRREYAKNCLLARRLIEKGVRVVQLFNGSDPSGGNGITNWDSHSDIFKTHAMQAEIMDQPTAALIADMKQRGLLDNTLVVWATEFGRMPFLQANGTGRDHNPDAFTCFLAGAGVKKGFSYGESDEFGFKASVDKLSVYDFNATLLHLMGLDHERLTFYHNGLERRLTNVHGHVVHEVLA comes from the coding sequence ATGACCAACCCCGAACGACTTTCACCACACGGACGCCACCTGCTCGATCGCCGCGGATTCCTGGCGACCGCCGGACTCTCCGCTGCCGGCCTTGGGCTTGCGAGTCTCTTAGCCAACGATGGATTGTTGGCGGAGGAATCGCGAACGGTCAGTGGTAGCGCACCGATTCGTCCCGAAATCGATCCCAATCAACCCTATGCCGCTCGAACGCCTCATTTCGACGCGCCGGCGAAACAGGTGTTGGTCATCTACCTTCCCGGTGCGGTCAGCCATGTCGACACGTTCGACTACAAGCCGGCCCTCGTCAAGCTTCATGGACAGAAGCCGCCGGGACTTCCTGCGGTGACGTTTGAAGGCCCCAGCGGGAACATTGCCAAACCCTTCTGGGACTTCAAGCCGCGTGGTGAGTCCGGAAAGATGGTGTCTGACTTGCTTCCGAACTTGGCCGAACAAGTCGACGACTTTTGCTTTTTACACTCGTTGACGACCGACACCAGCGCGCATCCGCAAGGCGAAAACTTCATGAATACTGGGTTCACCATGGAAGGCTTTCCGTCGTTCGGTGCCTGGGTGACCTACGCGCTCGGAACAGAAAACCAAGAATTGCCAGCCTTCGTCGCAATCAATGATCCCCGGGGATTGGCGCGCAGCGGTAAAAACAACTTCGGAAACGGATTCCTGCCAGCCGCATTCCAGGGCACTGACTTCAATGCCAAACACCCTCCCAACAACCTTCGTCGCCCCGAGCAACTGAGCGGCGATGCTGATCGCCAAACGGTGGAATTGCTTCAGCGATTGAACGCATCACACTTGGAACGCTACCCCGGAGATGCCAATCTTGCCGGGCGGATCGCCAGCTATGAACTTGCCGGGCGGATGCAAACGTCTGTCCCAGATGTGATGGACCTCTCAGGAGAAACTGCCGCGACACTGTCGGCCTATGGTGTCGACCAGGGCAGCGAGTTGCGTCGGGAGTACGCTAAGAACTGTCTTCTCGCCCGTCGTCTGATCGAAAAGGGCGTCCGCGTCGTCCAGCTATTCAACGGCAGTGATCCGTCGGGTGGCAACGGCATCACGAACTGGGACTCACACTCCGACATTTTCAAAACCCATGCGATGCAAGCGGAGATCATGGACCAGCCGACCGCGGCCCTGATCGCGGACATGAAGCAACGTGGTTTACTGGATAACACATTGGTTGTTTGGGCGACCGAGTTCGGTCGTATGCCATTCTTGCAAGCCAACGGGACGGGGCGGGATCACAACCCCGATGCGTTTACCTGCTTTCTGGCCGGTGCGGGGGTCAAAAAAGGGTTCAGCTATGGCGAAAGCGACGAGTTCGGTTTTAAGGCTTCCGTCGACAAGTTAAGTGTCTACGATTTCAACGCGACATTGCTGCACCTGATGGGCCTCGATCACGAACGATTGACCTTCTATCACAACGGGCTGGAACGCCGTCTAACAAACGTACACGGTCACGTCGTTCACGAAGTCCTGGCGTGA
- a CDS encoding PAS domain-containing sensor histidine kinase: protein MSADEMRRPDGEHSSDVVLKNKRLVDSYGHDVLLQAIFENVPECVKVFDPDGNFLVMNRAGLEMIEVDSFEEVQGTPAKYCVAPEYRPALEALLKRVMKGECGSVHYEILGKKGGRRSADTRALPLSDASGEITGILAITRDTTIEQDAEKAIQASLARLRRMVEELPVSAICIEGERVFFNRAAEKLLGYSATSVTTVQQCFDSLFRDRAPKMRGMFESARNERTTVSKELELVCKDGNKKIVEIAVYNDAHGEVWVIHDVTERKRAEEAVRQRERQLSTLLSNLPGAAYRCKNDRNWTLEFISEGCRAITGYSPAELIANTPSIGTILASGEEERVWEEVQSSIEKLQSFQLVYRIRHRDGSEHSIWEKGRGVYDADGNIEAIEGFMTDITEMERMKQELLQSERLAAMGRMFSVLAHESRNALQRIQSGVEMLKFEFDEASESYEDLRRIAGAREDLQRLYNEMRSFAGPMNLQRSDCDLSEIWKKAWMHLEPLWHPREVVLNDCDSEVDSVLNVDAFRIEQVFRNLFENALGACPDPVKLDMTCRESQIEGRPAIGVVLRDNGPGITDEQKSKIFEPFYTTKHNGTGLGMAIAKRIVEAHQGTIEVRDPEGGGAEFVLTIPRILL from the coding sequence ATGTCAGCTGACGAAATGCGACGGCCAGATGGAGAGCACTCAAGCGATGTTGTTTTAAAGAACAAGCGACTTGTTGATTCATACGGCCACGATGTCTTGCTTCAAGCAATCTTTGAAAACGTCCCCGAATGCGTGAAAGTGTTCGATCCAGATGGAAACTTTCTGGTGATGAACCGTGCGGGGCTTGAGATGATCGAAGTCGATTCGTTCGAGGAGGTTCAAGGGACCCCCGCCAAATATTGCGTAGCACCGGAATATCGCCCGGCACTTGAAGCGCTTCTAAAACGTGTGATGAAGGGAGAATGTGGGTCGGTCCATTATGAGATACTAGGAAAGAAAGGGGGGCGACGCAGTGCCGACACGAGAGCGCTGCCACTCTCTGATGCGTCGGGTGAAATCACTGGGATCCTTGCAATCACCCGCGACACAACGATCGAACAAGATGCTGAGAAAGCAATCCAAGCTAGCCTAGCACGGCTGCGTCGAATGGTAGAAGAGCTCCCCGTCAGTGCGATTTGCATCGAAGGCGAGAGAGTCTTCTTCAATCGAGCGGCCGAGAAATTGCTTGGCTATTCGGCGACGTCTGTCACAACCGTCCAACAGTGCTTCGACAGTTTGTTCCGTGATCGTGCGCCAAAGATGCGTGGCATGTTCGAGTCGGCTCGGAATGAAAGGACAACCGTAAGCAAGGAACTCGAACTTGTTTGTAAGGACGGTAACAAGAAGATTGTCGAAATCGCGGTCTACAACGATGCCCACGGCGAGGTTTGGGTAATCCACGATGTCACCGAACGGAAGCGTGCCGAAGAGGCGGTTCGCCAGCGTGAACGTCAACTGTCAACGCTTCTTAGTAACCTCCCCGGTGCCGCCTATCGGTGTAAGAACGATCGCAACTGGACATTGGAGTTTATCAGCGAAGGCTGCCGTGCTATCACCGGATACTCGCCCGCGGAGCTCATCGCGAACACGCCTTCGATTGGAACGATCCTCGCGTCGGGAGAAGAAGAACGAGTATGGGAAGAAGTTCAATCCAGCATAGAGAAGCTGCAATCATTTCAATTGGTTTATCGCATCCGGCATCGCGACGGTAGCGAACACTCGATCTGGGAAAAAGGACGAGGGGTATATGACGCCGACGGCAATATCGAAGCGATCGAAGGCTTCATGACCGACATCACCGAGATGGAGCGGATGAAGCAAGAGCTACTGCAAAGCGAACGGCTCGCGGCGATGGGGCGAATGTTTTCGGTGCTTGCCCATGAGAGCCGAAACGCCCTGCAGCGGATTCAGTCGGGAGTGGAAATGCTGAAATTTGAATTCGACGAAGCTTCCGAATCGTACGAAGACCTCCGTCGCATTGCCGGCGCTCGTGAAGACCTTCAGCGGCTATACAATGAGATGCGGTCCTTTGCCGGACCGATGAATCTGCAACGTTCGGACTGTGACTTATCCGAGATCTGGAAGAAAGCATGGATGCATCTTGAGCCACTTTGGCATCCTCGTGAGGTCGTATTAAACGATTGCGATTCCGAAGTCGACTCGGTTCTCAACGTTGATGCGTTTCGGATCGAACAAGTATTTCGCAACCTGTTTGAAAACGCCCTCGGTGCCTGCCCCGATCCCGTCAAATTAGACATGACCTGTCGTGAATCACAAATTGAGGGTCGCCCGGCAATCGGTGTCGTGCTTCGGGATAACGGACCGGGAATAACAGACGAACAGAAGAGTAAGATCTTTGAGCCTTTCTATACGACAAAGCACAACGGCACCGGACTAGGCATGGCAATTGCTAAGCGAATCGTTGAAGCTCACCAGGGAACGATTGAGGTTCGTGATCCCGAAGGCGGTGGAGCGGAGTTTGTGTTGACGATTCCTCGGATCTTGCTGTGA